Proteins from a genomic interval of Rhizobium etli CFN 42:
- the tnpB gene encoding IS66 family insertion sequence element accessory protein TnpB (TnpB, as the term is used for proteins encoded by IS66 family insertion elements, is considered an accessory protein, since TnpC, encoded by a neighboring gene, is a DDE family transposase.), with the protein MIPVASGVKVWLATGHTDMRKGFPGLSLMVQETLKRDPMCGHLFVFRGRGGGLIKVIWHDGQGACLFTKKLERGRFVWPSATDGSVVITPAQLGYLLEGIDWRMPQKTWRPTSAG; encoded by the coding sequence ATGATCCCGGTTGCAAGTGGTGTGAAGGTCTGGCTGGCGACAGGCCATACGGACATGCGCAAAGGCTTCCCCGGTCTATCGCTGATGGTGCAGGAGACGCTGAAGCGCGATCCGATGTGCGGACACCTGTTCGTATTCCGCGGTCGCGGTGGTGGCCTGATCAAGGTCATCTGGCATGACGGCCAGGGAGCCTGCCTGTTTACGAAGAAGCTTGAACGCGGACGCTTCGTCTGGCCGTCGGCGACAGATGGATCGGTGGTGATCACACCGGCGCAGCTCGGTTATCTGCTGGAAGGTATAGACTGGCGGATGCCGCAAAAAACCTGGCGACCGACGTCGGCAGGATGA
- a CDS encoding IS66-like element ISRel15 family transposase, which yields MTPPDLQLPDDVETLKAMVLAMAEKAARTDALESEVADLKARNADADERIERLTQILKAFDRARFGRQSEKLGSPGIDDEQQAFVFEEIETGISAIRAKVNKGAADPDAKRAPRPRKGFAPHLERVEVVIEPDELHEHIGKQKVLIGEDVSERLDVVPAKFRVIVTRRPKYAFKNEDGVIQAAAPAHIIEGGIPTEALLAQIAVSKYADGLPLYRQEAIYARDKVELDRKLMAQWMGKLGYELDILADYILAEIKKAERIFADETTLPTLAPGSGSAKTAWLWAYARDDRPFGGSGPPMVAYRFEDSRAGDRVARHLNGYRGILQVDGHGAYNKLARSDGGNDGVMLAGCWSHSRRKFYELHASDSSKIASETVELMAKLWEVEAAARGQSPDARVAARQATSAAVVTELFALWQKTLPRISGKSKLAEAIRYATSRRSIFERFLTDGRIELDSNIVERAIRPQTITRKNSLFAGSDGGGRTWATIATLLQTAKMNNVDPQAWLTQTLERIANGWPSSDLDALMPWNYAR from the coding sequence ATGACGCCGCCCGATCTACAGCTCCCGGATGATGTAGAGACCCTGAAAGCCATGGTCCTCGCCATGGCCGAGAAGGCAGCGCGCACCGATGCTCTCGAGAGCGAGGTCGCAGACCTGAAAGCCAGAAACGCCGATGCCGACGAACGCATCGAGCGACTGACCCAGATCCTGAAAGCCTTCGATCGCGCCCGCTTCGGCCGGCAATCGGAAAAGCTCGGCTCTCCGGGCATCGATGATGAGCAGCAGGCTTTTGTCTTCGAGGAAATCGAGACCGGTATCTCGGCAATCCGAGCCAAGGTAAACAAGGGTGCCGCTGATCCCGATGCGAAACGTGCACCCCGGCCGCGCAAGGGCTTTGCACCTCATCTGGAACGAGTCGAAGTGGTGATCGAGCCGGATGAACTGCACGAACACATCGGCAAACAGAAGGTGCTGATCGGAGAAGACGTCTCGGAGCGACTGGACGTCGTGCCGGCGAAGTTCCGCGTCATCGTCACCCGGCGGCCGAAGTATGCCTTCAAGAACGAAGACGGCGTCATCCAGGCAGCCGCGCCCGCGCACATCATCGAGGGTGGCATTCCAACGGAAGCGCTTCTCGCCCAGATCGCTGTCTCGAAGTATGCAGATGGCCTTCCGCTCTATCGACAGGAGGCAATCTATGCACGCGACAAGGTTGAGCTTGACCGGAAGCTGATGGCCCAATGGATGGGCAAGCTCGGCTACGAGCTCGATATCCTGGCCGACTACATCCTCGCCGAGATCAAGAAGGCTGAGCGCATCTTTGCGGACGAGACGACATTGCCAACGCTCGCGCCCGGATCCGGATCGGCAAAGACAGCCTGGCTATGGGCTTATGCGAGGGATGATAGACCCTTTGGCGGTAGTGGCCCGCCGATGGTCGCCTATCGCTTCGAAGATAGCCGCGCTGGCGATCGCGTCGCCCGGCATCTGAATGGCTATCGCGGTATCCTTCAGGTGGACGGGCATGGTGCCTACAACAAGCTTGCCCGATCTGACGGCGGCAATGACGGCGTGATGCTGGCCGGCTGCTGGTCCCATAGCAGGCGCAAGTTCTACGAACTCCACGCCTCGGACAGCTCCAAGATAGCCAGCGAGACGGTGGAATTGATGGCAAAGCTCTGGGAGGTGGAAGCGGCGGCCCGGGGGCAGAGCCCTGACGCGCGTGTCGCGGCACGTCAGGCGACATCTGCTGCAGTTGTCACTGAGCTCTTCGCCCTGTGGCAAAAGACCCTGCCGCGGATCTCCGGCAAGTCGAAGCTCGCAGAAGCGATCCGCTATGCCACCTCGCGTCGCTCCATCTTCGAACGCTTCCTTACCGACGGCCGCATCGAGCTCGACAGCAACATCGTTGAGCGTGCCATCAGGCCCCAGACGATCACGAGAAAGAACAGTCTCTTCGCCGGCAGCGATGGCGGTGGAAGGACCTGGGCGACTATCGCCACGCTCCTTCAGACGGCGAAGATGAACAACGTGGACCCGCAGGCTTGGCTCACCCAAACACTTGAGCGGATCGCCAACGGCTGGCCGAGCAGCGATCTCGATGCACTCATGCCGTGGAATTACGCGCGCTGA
- a CDS encoding fatty acid desaturase family protein, which translates to MDAQFNECMKLARKLVDHSFLESLKRPQSRAIVVATAMIWLQIIISWTIALLGPWWVLWLPFLINCAVTQGMLLWVHEASHFHLYPDRRKNDIWCDVFFAAPVGMSVAAYRLRHMSHHAHLGTEQDADGYPYREPIKGFRALAWVMMKALSGGIGVWLAADKYGGSARKAASGSSLSPSWFAPTATIMFNGLLFVLCIVTGRWYLYILLWGYPIAAVAIALNIVRTIAEHQPEDYPLYKDAREQTMIPLARTTVPNWFEKWLMYQANFNYHIEHHLFPAIPQHNLAKLHKHLFERGFYEHFPGCLQRSGFAKFIQLSRNRRNDDFSDSVQDALAL; encoded by the coding sequence ATGGATGCGCAGTTCAATGAATGCATGAAGCTAGCAAGGAAGCTTGTCGACCACAGCTTCCTTGAGTCATTGAAGCGGCCTCAATCGCGCGCGATTGTCGTGGCGACTGCGATGATTTGGCTTCAGATAATCATCTCTTGGACGATCGCGCTCCTCGGCCCTTGGTGGGTCCTATGGTTGCCATTCCTGATCAATTGCGCGGTGACGCAGGGCATGTTGCTTTGGGTTCATGAAGCATCGCATTTCCATCTTTACCCCGACCGCCGAAAGAACGATATCTGGTGCGATGTGTTCTTTGCGGCGCCTGTCGGAATGTCCGTCGCCGCATATCGACTGCGTCACATGAGCCACCATGCACATCTGGGCACGGAGCAGGATGCGGATGGTTATCCCTATCGCGAGCCGATCAAGGGGTTCCGGGCGCTCGCCTGGGTCATGATGAAGGCGTTGAGCGGGGGTATTGGAGTGTGGCTGGCGGCGGACAAATATGGTGGTTCCGCCCGAAAGGCGGCATCGGGAAGCTCCCTGTCGCCTTCCTGGTTTGCCCCGACGGCGACTATCATGTTCAATGGCTTGCTATTTGTGCTCTGCATTGTCACAGGTCGCTGGTATCTCTACATTCTCCTATGGGGCTACCCCATCGCAGCCGTAGCAATTGCGCTGAATATCGTGCGAACCATTGCGGAGCATCAGCCTGAGGACTACCCACTCTACAAGGACGCTCGGGAGCAAACCATGATACCGCTTGCCCGAACGACGGTGCCCAATTGGTTTGAGAAATGGCTGATGTACCAGGCAAATTTCAACTATCACATCGAACATCACCTTTTCCCTGCCATTCCACAGCACAATCTTGCAAAACTTCATAAACACCTCTTCGAGAGAGGGTTCTATGAGCATTTTCCCGGGTGCCTACAGCGTAGCGGTTTCGCGAAATTCATCCAGTTGTCGAGGAATCGCAGGAACGATGATTTCTCCGATTCGGTTCAAGATGCGTTGGCTCTCTGA
- a CDS encoding class I SAM-dependent methyltransferase: MATGRDYIYHGTEDTFRYVRCGSCGHFYLNPRPDISQLSLMYPANYGTFSNRFQGRANILGRIKTIVNRKRLKGVVARLPLRGRVLDVGCGNGELLIALRQARPDLELFGLDWHFPAETRSALETQGITMIEAPLEAAELPVQPFDLIIMLQLIEHLWEPEESLRRLVRGLAKDGRILIETPNTDGWDRRLFADGAWGGYYFPRHLNLYNFERLAELLRRVGLAVESQRNLPAPLIWVYSLQGVVQASFGWKSFLTTLFGVKNLPLVAAFALLDSAAIAMGFMTSNQQTISKKA, from the coding sequence GTGGCGACCGGACGGGACTACATATATCACGGCACTGAAGACACTTTCAGATATGTCCGATGCGGTTCCTGCGGCCATTTTTATCTCAATCCGAGGCCCGACATCAGTCAATTGTCTCTGATGTATCCGGCCAACTATGGTACCTTCTCCAACAGATTTCAGGGCCGGGCAAATATTCTCGGTCGAATCAAGACCATCGTCAATCGAAAGCGCCTGAAGGGCGTTGTCGCGCGTCTCCCTCTGCGGGGAAGGGTGCTCGATGTGGGATGTGGCAACGGCGAGCTTTTGATTGCTCTTCGTCAAGCGCGTCCCGATCTTGAACTCTTCGGTCTGGATTGGCATTTTCCGGCCGAAACGCGTAGTGCTCTGGAAACGCAGGGAATAACGATGATCGAAGCCCCGCTTGAAGCGGCGGAATTACCGGTACAGCCTTTTGACCTCATAATTATGCTCCAGCTTATAGAGCACCTTTGGGAGCCAGAAGAAAGCTTGCGACGCCTCGTCCGCGGCTTGGCGAAGGATGGTCGTATTTTAATCGAAACGCCCAATACAGACGGCTGGGATAGGCGGCTCTTTGCGGACGGCGCATGGGGCGGATATTATTTCCCGCGGCATTTGAACCTCTATAATTTCGAACGACTGGCCGAGCTCCTGCGCAGGGTAGGGTTAGCCGTCGAATCTCAACGCAATCTTCCCGCGCCTTTGATTTGGGTTTATTCCCTCCAAGGAGTTGTGCAGGCGAGTTTCGGCTGGAAGAGCTTCTTGACGACGCTTTTCGGCGTTAAAAACTTACCCTTGGTTGCGGCCTTCGCTTTGTTGGATAGCGCCGCTATCGCAATGGGGTTTATGACGTCAAACCAGCAAACAATATCGAAGAAGGCATAG
- a CDS encoding recombinase family protein, producing the protein MMHEKIGPHHLERKAILYVRQSSAHQVLHNRESSALQYAMRDRLAALGWSHIETVDDDLGRSAAGGVTRAGLDRMVAEVCLGKVGAVAAREVSRFARNSRDWQQLIEMCRVVDTVLVDQEAVYAPRQGNDRLLLGLKGSLNEYELDLLRQRSLSARYEKARRGELVVTVPAGFVKAGDRIEKDPDRRIQEAIALVFNKVTELGSARQALLWFLEQGLDLPVRCANGDVIWRRPNYATIHRMIANPIYGGAYAYGKSRSVPRYDDRSGIRRKARDEWLALIPDAHEGYISWDGRRRSARWSATMYRPVAIMERRSMATLCLPAFSAAKGAAGS; encoded by the coding sequence ATGATGCATGAGAAGATCGGGCCGCATCATCTGGAGCGGAAGGCCATCCTCTATGTTCGGCAGTCCTCGGCTCACCAGGTTCTGCACAATCGAGAGAGCAGCGCCCTCCAATACGCCATGCGCGACCGTCTGGCAGCGCTTGGATGGTCACATATAGAAACGGTGGACGACGACCTTGGTCGTTCGGCCGCCGGCGGCGTGACCCGCGCTGGACTTGATCGGATGGTGGCGGAAGTCTGCCTTGGCAAGGTCGGCGCCGTGGCCGCGCGTGAGGTATCGCGCTTCGCCCGGAACAGCCGCGATTGGCAGCAACTCATCGAGATGTGCCGCGTTGTCGATACCGTCCTGGTCGATCAGGAAGCAGTTTATGCGCCCCGCCAGGGCAACGACCGCCTGCTCTTGGGTTTGAAGGGCAGCCTCAACGAATATGAACTCGATCTCTTGCGTCAGCGTTCCCTTTCCGCCCGCTATGAGAAGGCTCGCCGCGGTGAGCTCGTCGTCACTGTTCCGGCCGGCTTCGTAAAGGCCGGTGATAGGATCGAGAAGGATCCCGACCGACGCATCCAGGAAGCCATCGCACTCGTCTTCAACAAGGTCACCGAACTCGGGAGTGCCCGGCAGGCCTTGCTATGGTTCCTTGAGCAGGGATTGGACCTGCCCGTCAGGTGCGCCAACGGTGACGTCATCTGGCGCAGGCCAAATTATGCCACCATCCACCGGATGATTGCGAACCCGATCTACGGCGGCGCTTACGCGTATGGTAAGAGTCGCTCCGTGCCCCGATACGATGACCGGTCTGGAATTCGCCGCAAGGCGCGTGATGAATGGCTGGCGCTGATCCCGGATGCGCACGAAGGTTACATCAGTTGGGACGGGCGGAGGAGATCCGCAAGATGGTCAGCGACAATGTACCGGCCAGTCGCCATCATGGAGCGCCGAAGCATGGCGACGCTCTGCTTGCCGGCCTTTTCCGCTGCAAAAGGTGCGGCCGGAAGCTGA
- a CDS encoding IS66-like element ISRel15 family transposase, which yields MTPPDLQLPDDVETLKAMVLAMAEKAARTDALESEVADLKARNADADERIERLTQILKAFDRARFGRQSEKLGSPGIDDEQQAFVFEEIETGISAIRAKVNKGAADPDAKRAPRPRKGFAPHLERVEVVIEPDELHEHIGKQKVLIGEDVSERLDVVPAKFRVIVTRRPKYAFKNEDGVIQAAAPAHIIEGGIPTEALLAQIAVSKYADGLPLYRQEAIYARDKVELDRKLMAQWMGKLGYELDILADYILAEIKKAERIFADETTLPTLAPGSGSAKTAWLWAYARDDRPFGGSGPPMVAYRFEDSRAGDRVARHLNGYRGILQVDGHGAYNKLARSDGGNDGVMLAGCWSHSRRKFYELHASDSSKIASETVELMAKLWEVEAAARGQSPDARVAARQATSAAVVTELFALWQKTLPRISGKSKLAEAIRYATSRRSIFERFLTDGRIELDSNIVERAIRPQTITRKNSLFAGSDGGGRTWATIATLLQTAKMNNVDPQAWLTQTLERIANGWPSSDLDALMPWNYAR from the coding sequence ATGACGCCGCCCGATCTACAGCTCCCGGATGATGTAGAGACCCTGAAAGCCATGGTCCTTGCCATGGCCGAGAAGGCAGCGCGCACCGATGCTCTCGAGAGCGAGGTCGCAGACCTGAAAGCCAGAAACGCCGATGCCGACGAACGCATCGAGCGACTGACCCAGATCCTGAAAGCCTTCGATCGCGCCCGCTTCGGCCGGCAATCGGAAAAGCTCGGCTCTCCGGGCATCGATGATGAGCAGCAGGCTTTTGTCTTCGAGGAAATCGAGACCGGTATCTCGGCAATCCGAGCCAAGGTAAACAAGGGTGCCGCTGATCCCGATGCGAAACGTGCACCCCGGCCGCGCAAGGGCTTTGCACCTCATCTGGAACGAGTCGAAGTGGTGATCGAGCCGGATGAACTGCACGAACACATCGGCAAACAGAAGGTGCTGATCGGAGAAGACGTCTCGGAGCGACTGGACGTCGTGCCGGCGAAGTTCCGCGTCATCGTCACCCGGCGGCCGAAGTATGCCTTCAAGAACGAAGACGGCGTCATCCAGGCAGCCGCGCCCGCGCACATCATCGAGGGTGGCATTCCAACGGAAGCGCTTCTCGCCCAGATCGCTGTCTCGAAGTATGCAGATGGCCTTCCGCTCTATCGACAGGAGGCAATCTATGCACGCGACAAGGTTGAGCTTGACCGGAAGCTGATGGCCCAATGGATGGGCAAGCTCGGCTACGAGCTCGATATCCTGGCCGACTACATCCTCGCCGAGATCAAGAAGGCTGAGCGCATCTTTGCGGACGAGACGACATTGCCAACGCTCGCGCCCGGATCCGGATCGGCAAAGACAGCCTGGCTATGGGCTTATGCGAGGGATGATAGACCCTTTGGCGGTAGTGGCCCGCCGATGGTCGCCTATCGCTTCGAAGATAGCCGCGCTGGCGATCGCGTCGCCCGGCATCTGAATGGCTATCGCGGTATCCTTCAGGTGGACGGGCATGGTGCCTACAACAAGCTTGCCCGATCTGACGGCGGCAATGACGGCGTGATGCTGGCCGGCTGCTGGTCCCATAGCAGGCGCAAGTTCTACGAACTCCACGCCTCGGACAGCTCCAAGATAGCCAGCGAGACGGTGGAATTGATGGCAAAGCTCTGGGAGGTGGAAGCGGCGGCCCGGGGGCAGAGCCCTGACGCGCGTGTCGCGGCACGTCAGGCGACATCTGCTGCAGTTGTCACTGAGCTCTTCGCCCTGTGGCAAAAGACCCTGCCGCGGATCTCCGGCAAGTCGAAGCTCGCAGAAGCGATCCGCTATGCCACCTCGCGTCGCTCCATCTTCGAACGCTTCCTTACCGACGGCCGCATCGAGCTCGACAGCAACATCGTTGAGCGTGCCATCAGGCCCCAGACGATCACGAGAAAGAACAGTCTCTTCGCCGGCAGCGATGGCGGTGGAAGGACCTGGGCGACTATCGCCACGCTCCTTCAGACGGCGAAGATGAACAACGTGGACCCGCAGGCTTGGCTCACCCAAACACTTGAGCGGATCGCCAACGGCTGGCCGAGCAGCGATCTCGATGCACTCATGCCGTGGAATTACGCGCGCTGA
- a CDS encoding IS110-like element ISRel7 family transposase yields MEKITTIGLDIAKHVFQVHGINGAGATVNRRKLRRDDVVGFFKALPPCLIGIEACATGHHWARVLMALGHEVRLMPASYVKPYVKRQKNDATDAEAICEAVTRPTMRFVPVKSEEQQGVLMRHRVRELLIRQRTMLVNALRGHLAEFGIVTRQGIAGVGMLIALVDDDDHDLIPPLARSALLPLIGQLREVHEKVRELDRQIHAWHRSNELSRRLETIPGIGPITASAIAATVTDASFFKSGRQLAAWIGLVPRQNSSGGKDRLGRISKQGDPYLRRLLVVGAHAVLRFSGKAKVAPTRWAAELLPHNFVAVALANKMVRIVWALMTTGRRFEATAAL; encoded by the coding sequence ATGGAGAAGATTACCACAATTGGTCTGGATATCGCCAAGCATGTATTTCAGGTTCACGGGATCAATGGTGCCGGCGCGACGGTGAACCGCCGCAAGCTGCGCCGCGACGATGTCGTTGGATTCTTCAAGGCATTGCCGCCATGCCTGATCGGAATCGAGGCATGCGCGACTGGACACCACTGGGCTCGGGTTCTTATGGCGCTGGGTCACGAGGTTCGGCTGATGCCGGCGTCTTACGTCAAGCCATATGTGAAGCGGCAGAAGAATGACGCGACGGATGCCGAGGCGATTTGCGAGGCGGTGACGCGGCCGACGATGCGCTTCGTTCCAGTGAAAAGCGAGGAGCAACAGGGTGTGCTGATGCGGCATCGGGTCCGCGAGCTTTTGATCCGGCAGCGGACAATGCTGGTGAACGCCTTGCGCGGCCACTTGGCGGAGTTCGGCATCGTAACGCGACAGGGCATTGCCGGCGTCGGAATGCTGATCGCGTTGGTCGACGACGATGATCACGATCTAATCCCGCCGCTTGCGCGGTCCGCGCTTCTTCCCCTAATCGGGCAGTTGCGGGAGGTGCACGAGAAGGTCAGAGAGCTGGATCGCCAAATTCATGCTTGGCATCGCTCGAACGAACTGAGCCGCCGCCTTGAGACGATCCCTGGAATTGGCCCGATCACTGCCAGCGCAATTGCCGCGACGGTGACCGACGCGTCGTTCTTCAAATCCGGCCGACAATTGGCGGCATGGATAGGCCTGGTGCCGCGGCAGAACTCATCGGGTGGCAAGGACCGCCTCGGAAGGATCAGCAAACAAGGCGATCCCTATCTCCGCCGGCTTCTTGTTGTGGGCGCGCATGCGGTGCTTCGTTTCAGCGGCAAGGCTAAAGTTGCACCGACGCGTTGGGCCGCCGAACTTCTGCCGCACAACTTCGTCGCTGTTGCTTTGGCCAACAAGATGGTGCGGATCGTCTGGGCGTTGATGACGACGGGCAGGCGCTTTGAGGCGACCGCTGCCCTTTGA
- a CDS encoding transposase encodes MIEAVADRFEGAPRQLRRRWSDDFKARAVAEALEPGSSVSAIARRLDIHPSQLFGWRRAALGSHKENIAPIGHKAVTPSADGAIIEVLIGDVVVRAPADVDEAHLQRVIRAVRSA; translated from the coding sequence ATGATCGAGGCTGTTGCGGACCGATTTGAGGGCGCGCCTCGGCAGCTTCGGCGGCGCTGGTCGGACGATTTTAAAGCGCGTGCAGTTGCAGAGGCACTCGAGCCTGGCTCGAGCGTGTCAGCGATCGCACGTCGGCTTGATATCCATCCGTCACAACTGTTTGGCTGGCGTCGCGCCGCCCTGGGCTCTCACAAGGAGAACATAGCGCCGATCGGTCATAAGGCAGTCACGCCATCTGCCGACGGCGCGATAATCGAAGTTCTGATTGGCGATGTCGTCGTGCGCGCTCCCGCCGATGTGGACGAAGCTCATCTGCAGCGTGTCATCCGGGCAGTTCGCTCAGCATGA
- a CDS encoding zinc ribbon domain-containing protein, translating to MVSDNVPASRHHGAPKHGDALLAGLFRCKRCGRKLTVRYTGANHNIPRYSCWRGLLDNGEPRCIAFGGLRVDDAIEEALLGVVEPGAIAAAIEAERNMASQRDQVQDVLLRDLEAARYGADRAFRQYDAADPENRLVTSELEARWNKTLARVGEIEARIAKHRTVTPQPFPMSASQVTALAGNLRTVWTAPTTDARLKKRIVRTLINEVVADLDDGTSEIVLVIHWVGGVHTELRLPKRRRGQRNATPDDIVDAVRQVVLIANDDVIAGVLNRNGLTTGNGNRWTRERVTALRSYRKIPVFRPQIDGVEPWLNLGGAAKLLGITPKTLRLAAEAGDIEGVHPLPDGPWIFSRSKLATPQARQILNHARKNPRHPAGSPPDQENLFPSMT from the coding sequence ATGGTCAGCGACAATGTACCGGCCAGTCGCCATCATGGAGCGCCGAAGCATGGCGACGCTCTGCTTGCCGGCCTTTTCCGCTGCAAAAGGTGCGGCCGGAAGCTGACGGTTCGTTACACAGGCGCCAACCATAACATCCCACGCTATTCCTGTTGGCGCGGTCTACTCGATAATGGCGAACCACGTTGCATCGCCTTCGGCGGTCTGCGGGTCGATGATGCGATCGAGGAGGCGCTGCTCGGCGTGGTCGAACCAGGAGCCATTGCCGCCGCCATCGAGGCGGAACGCAATATGGCCAGCCAACGCGATCAGGTTCAGGATGTCCTGCTTCGCGACCTCGAGGCAGCACGCTATGGAGCCGACCGGGCATTCCGGCAATATGACGCGGCCGATCCGGAGAACAGACTTGTAACGTCTGAGCTCGAAGCGCGCTGGAATAAGACACTCGCACGCGTCGGCGAGATCGAGGCCAGGATTGCCAAACATCGGACAGTTACGCCGCAGCCGTTCCCCATGTCCGCATCACAGGTAACCGCACTTGCGGGAAACCTTCGCACCGTCTGGACGGCGCCGACAACCGATGCAAGGCTGAAGAAGCGCATCGTGCGCACGCTCATCAATGAAGTGGTCGCCGATCTCGATGATGGAACCTCTGAGATCGTCCTCGTCATTCATTGGGTTGGAGGCGTCCACACCGAGCTGCGCCTGCCGAAGCGACGCCGTGGCCAAAGAAACGCGACCCCTGACGACATTGTCGACGCTGTCAGACAGGTCGTCTTGATCGCCAATGATGATGTGATTGCCGGTGTCCTCAATCGCAACGGACTGACGACCGGCAATGGCAATCGCTGGACACGGGAGCGGGTCACCGCGCTGAGGTCATATCGCAAGATTCCGGTCTTCCGTCCCCAGATCGACGGGGTCGAGCCGTGGCTTAATCTGGGCGGTGCGGCGAAGTTGCTCGGGATAACGCCAAAGACGCTGCGTCTGGCGGCCGAGGCGGGCGATATTGAGGGGGTTCATCCGCTACCCGATGGCCCATGGATCTTCAGCCGTTCCAAACTCGCGACCCCACAAGCACGTCAGATCCTCAATCATGCCCGGAAGAACCCTCGCCACCCCGCGGGATCGCCTCCAGATCAGGAAAACCTATTCCCTTCAATGACATAG
- the tnpB gene encoding IS66 family insertion sequence element accessory protein TnpB (TnpB, as the term is used for proteins encoded by IS66 family insertion elements, is considered an accessory protein, since TnpC, encoded by a neighboring gene, is a DDE family transposase.), protein MIPAGVKVFLASHPIDFRKGPDSLLSLVRDAGSDPFNGSLYVFRAKRADRVKIVWWDGSGVCLYSKRLEKAQFCWPRIGHNRVQLNHAQLMALVDGMDWKRVRSVAVKPPEIVG, encoded by the coding sequence ATGATCCCCGCAGGTGTAAAGGTCTTCCTCGCCAGTCACCCCATCGACTTTCGTAAAGGGCCGGACAGTTTGCTGTCGCTGGTGCGCGACGCCGGCAGTGATCCGTTCAATGGCTCGCTTTATGTCTTCCGGGCGAAGCGGGCGGACCGGGTCAAGATCGTCTGGTGGGATGGATCAGGGGTCTGCCTCTATTCCAAGCGGTTGGAGAAGGCGCAGTTCTGCTGGCCGCGGATCGGCCACAACCGGGTGCAGCTCAATCACGCTCAGCTCATGGCGCTCGTTGACGGCATGGACTGGAAACGGGTGCGCTCAGTGGCGGTGAAGCCGCCGGAGATTGTTGGGTAA